Proteins from a single region of Heterodontus francisci isolate sHetFra1 chromosome 27, sHetFra1.hap1, whole genome shotgun sequence:
- the LOC137384669 gene encoding ATP-sensitive inward rectifier potassium channel 8-like, with the protein MLARKSIIPEEYVLARIAAENVRQPRYTVRPRQARFIAKNGACNAAHKNIREQGRFLQDVFTTLVDLKWRYTLFIFTMSFLCSWLLFAMMWWLVAFAHGDLDHHRSSGLEPCVTKVRSFTSAFLFSIEVQVTIGFGGRMITEECPTAITGLIVQNISGLIINAVMLGCIFMKTAQAHRRAETLIFSRHAVIGLRNGKLCFMFRVGDLRKSMIISASVRMQVVKKSTTTEGEVIPIHQIDIQVDNPIDTNSIFLVAPLTICHVIDRRSPLYEISASDLQNQNLEVIVILEGVVETTGITTQARTSYISEEILWGYRFVPIVTEEDGTYSVDYSKFGNRIKVATPRCTARELDEKPSILIQTLQKSELSHQNSLRKRSSMRRNNSMRRSTSSLVIPKVQFFTPESNPDAADN; encoded by the coding sequence ATGTTGGCCAGGAAGAGCATCATCCCAGAGGAATATGTCCTGGCTCGGATCGCAGCTGAGAATGTCCGGCAGCCCCGCTACACCGTGCGGCCGCGCCAAGCTCGCTTCATCGCCAAGAACGGCGCTTGTAACGCGGCTCATAAGAACATCCGAGAGCAGGGCCGCTTCCTGCAggatgtcttcaccaccctggtggATCTGAAATGGCGCTACACCCTCTTCATCTTCACCATGTCCTTCCTGTGCAGTTGGCTGCTCTTCGCCATGATGTGGTGGCTGGTGGCCTTTGCCCATGGCGACCTGGACCACCATCGGAGCTCAGGCTTGGAGCCATGTGTGACCAAAGTGAGATCCTTCACCTCGGCCTTTCTCTTCTCCATCGAGGTGCAGGTCACCATCGGTTTCGGGGGCAGGATGATAACCGAGGAGTGTCCCACCGCCATCACCGGCCTCATCGTGCAGAACATCTCGGGGCTGATCATCAACGCCGTCATGCTGGGCTGTATCTTCATGAAGACCGCCCAGGCTCATCGCCGCGCCGAGACCCTGATCTTCAGCCGTCACGCCGTCATCGGCCTGAGGAACGGCAAACTGTGCTTCATGTTCCGGGTGGGTGACCTGAGGAAGAGCATGATCATCAGCGCCTCGGTCAGGATGCAAGTGGTGAAGAAGAGCACCACCACTGAGGGAgaggtcattcccatccaccagatcGACATCCAAGTGGACAACCCAATAGACACCAACAGCATCTTCCTGGTGGCCCCACTCACCATCTGCCACGTTATAGACAGGCGCAGCCCCCTGTATGAGATCTCGGCCAGCGACCTCCAGAACCAGAACCTGGAGGTCATTGTTATACTTGAAGGGGTGGTGGAGACCACAGGCATCACAACTCAGGCCAGGACATCCTACATATCCGAGGAGATCTTATGGGGCTATCGCTTTGTCCCAATAGTGACCGAGGAGGACGGCACCTACTCGGTGGATTATTCCAAGTTTGGCAACAGGATCAAAGTGGCGACTCCTCGCTGCACTGCCCGAGAACTGGATGAGAAACCGTCCATCCTGATCCAGACTCTGCAGAAGAGCGAACTTTCCCACCAGAACTCCCTGAGGAAGCGCAGTTCCATGAGGCGGAACAACTCCATGAGAAGGAGCACCTCCTCTCTGGTGATCCCCAAAGTTCAATTCTTTACCCCCGAGTCTAATCCTGATGCGGCTGATAACTGA